One Anoplopoma fimbria isolate UVic2021 breed Golden Eagle Sablefish chromosome 2, Afim_UVic_2022, whole genome shotgun sequence DNA window includes the following coding sequences:
- the rrad gene encoding GTP-binding protein RAD, with protein sequence MRKGDSSALPGIHPLLCVMMPLRTTIISGDVIFWGESLPTSLPDLYKYPEQEPLIRLKHNRFFRLLHFKPKDYWISLVIELPILRKSAMTLNKGDKLRNMDKRRGSVPFPMNLPNLHRRSMPVDDRDLRATMPQTGQTDELSNLLRCTSYSQSEQHRGSCASDSSDSVISTGSETESTLHKVVLLGEHGVGKSSLARVFGGVEDAGHDCDEAGNTYDRSIVVDEEESCIVLYDIWEQDNSQWLKEQCMRMGDAYIIVYSVTDKSSFEKASELRIQLRRARQSENIPIILVGNKSDLVRSREVSVDEGSACAVVFDCKFIETSASLHHNVHDLFEGIVRQIRLRKDSKEENARRMANCRRRESIGKKAKRFLGRMVARKNKKMAFRQKSKSCHDLTVL encoded by the exons ATGCGGAAGGGAGATTCCTCAGCTCTTCCAGGCATACACCCCCTCCTCTGTGTGATGATGCCTTTACGCACCACTATAATAAGCGGAGACGTGATTTTCTGGGGCGAATCCCTGCCGACGTCACTCCCAGACCTTTATAAATATCCCGAGCAAGAGCCTCTGATCAGACTCAAACACAACCGCTTTTTCCGGCTACTACACTTCAAACCAAAGGATTATTGGATTTCCCTCGTTATTGAATTGCCA ATCCTCCGTAAAAGCGCAATGACTTTGAACAAGGGTGACAAATTGCGGAACAtggacaagaggagaggaagcgTGCCGTTCCCCATGAATCTACCAAACCTGCACCGGAGAAGCATGCCCGTGGACGACCGGGACCTGCGCGCCACGATGCCACAGACCGGGCAGACCGACGAGCTGTCCAACCTCCTGCGCTGCACCTCCTACTCCCAGAGCGAGCAGCACCGCGGCAGCTGCGCGTCCGACTCCTCCGACTCCGTCATCTCCACCGGCAGCGAGACGGAGTCCACGCTGCACAAAGTGGTCCTCCTCGGGGAGCACGGCGTCGGCAAGTCCAGCCTGGCTCGGGTCTTCGGAGGGGTTGAGGACGCTGGTCACGACTGCGATGAAGCAG GAAACACTTATGACAGATCTATCGTGGTGGATGAAGAAGAGTCATGCATTGTGTTGTATGACATCTGGGAACAG GATAACAGCCAGTGGCTGAAGGAACAGTGCATGAGGATGGGAGACGCCTACATCATCGTGTATTCAGTGACAGACAAATCAAGCTTCGAGAAGGCGTCAGAGCTGCGGATTCAGCTGCGCCGGGCCAGGCAGTCAGAGAACATTCCCATAATCCTTGTGGGCAATAAGAGTGACCTGGTGCGGTCCAGAGAGGTGTCTGTAGATG AGGGAAGCGCCTGTGCAGTTGTATTCGACTGCAAGTTCATCGAGACGTCTGCGTCCCTTCACCACAATGTGCATGACCTATTCGAGGGCATCGTCAGACAGATCCGCTTGAGGAAAGACAGCAAGGAGGAGAACGCACGACGCATGGCCAACTGCAGGCGCAGAGAGAGCATCGGCAAAAAGGCCAAGCGGTTTCTGGGCCGCATGGTCGCACGCAAGAACAAGAAGATGGCTTTCAGGCAGAAGTCAAAGTCCTGCCATGACCTAACAGTCCTTTGA
- the LOC129099550 gene encoding ATP synthase F(0) complex subunit C3, mitochondrial-like, with protein sequence MYACAKFVSTPSLIRAGSRVLYRPLSAAVVSDARKAESASLLAPQSIIASQQQVAVRGFQTSAVSRDIDTAAKFIGAGAATVGVAGSGAGIGTVFGSLIIGYARNPSLKQQLFSYAILGFALSEAMGLFCLMVAFLILFAM encoded by the exons ATGTATGCCTGTGCTAAGTTCGTCTCCACGCCCTCTCTG ATCCGTGCTGGATCTCGGGTACTGTACCGACCACTGTCAGCAGCAGTAGTCTCAGATGCCAGGAAAGCCGAG tctgCTTCACTCCTGGCCCCACAGAGCATTATAGCCTCCCAGCAGCAGGTGGCAGTGCGGGGTTTCCAGACTAGTGCTGTGAGTCGTGACATCGACACTGCTGCAAAGTTCATTGGAGCAGGAGCCGCCACAGTGGGAGTGGCTGGATCTGGAGCTGGAATTGGAACAGTGTTTGGCAGCCTTATTATCGGATATGCCAG gAACCCCTCTCTGAAGCAGCAGCTGTTCTCTTATGCCATCTTGGGCTTCGCTCTCTCTGAAGCTATGGGTCTTTTCTGTCTGATGGTTGCATTCCTTATTCTGTTTGCCATGTAA